The following are encoded together in the Capsulimonas corticalis genome:
- a CDS encoding WecB/TagA/CpsF family glycosyltransferase produces the protein MDSVHILGLRVDRSDMPGALASIEQWIGQGDGPRHVVTADASMVVLAHGDPELARIVENADLVTPDGAGILWASKLLRSQITSKVSGVDLVSEMCRLSAQHGYRLYFLGAAPEVAAEAARNLEARYPGAKIVGARDGYFKPEEENDVIQAIREASPDVLFVAFGIPKQEKWITRLKEELGVPVSLGIGGSFDVYSGRVKRAPVWMQQHGLEWLYRLYSNPKKIAKVMTLPQFAIMTLRQRFLGAS, from the coding sequence ATGGATAGTGTACATATTCTGGGATTGCGAGTCGACCGCTCCGACATGCCGGGAGCGCTGGCGAGTATTGAGCAATGGATCGGGCAGGGCGACGGGCCGCGTCATGTCGTGACCGCCGACGCCTCCATGGTCGTACTCGCGCACGGCGACCCGGAACTGGCGCGGATCGTGGAGAACGCGGATCTGGTGACCCCGGACGGCGCGGGGATTTTGTGGGCGTCCAAGCTGCTGCGCAGCCAGATCACCAGCAAAGTGTCGGGGGTGGATCTCGTGTCGGAGATGTGCCGCCTGTCGGCGCAGCACGGCTATCGATTGTATTTTTTGGGGGCGGCGCCCGAAGTCGCCGCCGAGGCGGCGCGCAACCTGGAAGCACGATATCCGGGCGCCAAAATCGTGGGCGCGCGGGACGGTTATTTTAAGCCCGAAGAAGAGAATGACGTGATTCAGGCGATCCGGGAAGCGTCCCCGGATGTGCTGTTCGTCGCGTTTGGAATCCCCAAACAGGAAAAATGGATCACGCGACTCAAAGAAGAGCTTGGCGTTCCCGTGTCGCTTGGGATCGGCGGCTCGTTCGATGTATATTCCGGGCGCGTGAAGCGGGCGCCCGTGTGGATGCAGCAGCACGGCCTGGAGTGGCTGTACCGGCTGTACTCTAATCCTAAGAAGATCGCGAAAGTTATGACGCTTCCGCAATTTGCGATCATGACCCTGCGGCAGCGTTTCCTCGGAGCCTCTTAA
- a CDS encoding dipeptide epimerase — protein MDIRDVRITPWILPLRAPFAIAQRTAYEAQNVLIIVECEQSDLRGLGASAPVAYVTGETIPTVIEALSAFAPTLVGRPIDDLGSLLALAAEALADSPSARAGLEMALYDLWAKSRGEALWRHFGGARAELVSDMTVPIVPAAEAAELSAQASMQGFHSLKIKVGDPKGHDADRARIMDIAAAAPGVRLRIDANQAFTPEDAVDFTRSLEPIRQSIDLIEQPVHKSDLAGLKFVRENVSVPIYADESACSPDSVRRLIAQDAVDGVNVKLMKSGISGALEIIGLCRAAGKGLMLGCMLETSLGIAAAAHIAGGTGAFDFIDLDSHHLLAPIAGLRGGFHNEGDKLTLDNSQHPEFGWGITYFEADNEI, from the coding sequence ATGGATATTCGCGACGTACGCATCACCCCCTGGATACTGCCCCTGCGCGCGCCCTTTGCGATCGCTCAGCGGACGGCGTACGAAGCGCAAAACGTGCTGATTATCGTCGAGTGCGAGCAGTCGGATCTGCGCGGTCTTGGCGCCAGCGCGCCGGTAGCCTACGTGACGGGCGAGACGATCCCGACAGTCATCGAGGCGCTGTCGGCGTTTGCGCCCACCCTGGTCGGCCGTCCGATTGACGATCTCGGCTCGCTCCTGGCGCTGGCCGCCGAGGCCCTCGCCGACAGCCCCTCCGCGCGCGCCGGCCTGGAGATGGCGCTTTACGACTTATGGGCGAAATCGCGCGGCGAGGCGCTGTGGCGCCACTTTGGCGGCGCGCGCGCCGAACTCGTGTCCGATATGACGGTGCCGATCGTTCCCGCCGCCGAGGCCGCCGAGCTCTCCGCGCAAGCCTCGATGCAGGGCTTCCACAGCTTGAAGATCAAAGTCGGCGACCCGAAGGGGCACGACGCCGACCGTGCGCGCATCATGGACATCGCCGCCGCCGCGCCCGGAGTGCGGCTGCGCATCGACGCCAACCAGGCGTTTACGCCCGAAGACGCCGTGGATTTCACCCGCTCGCTGGAGCCGATCCGGCAAAGCATCGACCTGATCGAACAGCCCGTCCACAAGTCCGACCTCGCCGGACTCAAATTTGTGCGCGAAAACGTCTCCGTGCCGATCTACGCCGACGAATCCGCATGCTCTCCAGACAGCGTGCGCCGACTGATCGCGCAGGACGCCGTCGACGGCGTCAACGTCAAACTGATGAAGTCCGGAATCTCCGGGGCGCTGGAGATCATCGGCTTATGCCGCGCCGCCGGCAAGGGCTTGATGCTGGGCTGCATGCTGGAAACAAGCCTGGGGATCGCCGCCGCCGCGCACATTGCCGGCGGCACGGGCGCGTTCGACTTTATCGACCTGGATTCGCACCACCTGCTCGCTCCGATCGCCGGCCTGCGGGGAGGATTCCACAATGAAGGCGATAAACTTACGCTCGACAACTCCCAGCATCCCGAATTCGGGTGGGGAATCACCTATTTCGAAGCCGACAACGAGATCTAG
- the pilM gene encoding type IV pilus assembly protein PilM, translated as MASGSIVGLDIGTQQIKVVELRAGKGGLVATGMGIAPTPVGIMQNNIITDPRLMGQTIKQLLRESGISAKRAVGSVAGQSAVVIRIIEVPKMTDAELKETMKWEVERHVPFAPSETMIDYQPLETGSALDETNPNMEVLLAVAQQDIVNNLVDTMFAAGLDPIAIDIEPLASGRSVLDVTAGQPVVRKQRFINPVDAPFENNAVETVALVNIGASNTDISIFQDGQLAFPRSLPLAGDSLTRSIAEMMGYTLDQAERIKRDYASVQLDRMAIYTGTAYGDDPNYQSAQFGEEGGEFGPTDSTRISGRRSARISGRSGRISGRLGGDDLGAFSNPFDLSMDPETASVADDPSALNLAKPGETDDMDRTQPIPRGTLNLGRRDEPGDGGAFAPPPEFEADQGFLGGPASDNDIKDQVFEAIAPVLGELATELRRSLDYFRSRAQGRSVDRVLLVGGSANLHNIGVFLQNELQVPVIVADPFAGMQVASKHYDPQYLQSIASSFAVAFGLAARESVFNANPLPKKPRRPLVNRKAADPVDVTNVPLS; from the coding sequence ATGGCCTCAGGTTCAATTGTCGGTCTTGATATCGGCACCCAGCAAATAAAGGTTGTTGAGTTGCGCGCCGGCAAAGGCGGGCTTGTCGCGACCGGCATGGGCATCGCCCCGACCCCCGTCGGGATCATGCAGAACAATATTATTACGGACCCGCGCCTGATGGGGCAGACCATCAAGCAGCTGCTGCGTGAAAGCGGCATCAGCGCCAAGCGCGCCGTCGGAAGCGTCGCCGGTCAGAGCGCGGTCGTGATCCGTATCATCGAAGTCCCCAAAATGACGGACGCCGAGCTGAAGGAAACGATGAAGTGGGAAGTGGAGCGCCACGTCCCCTTCGCTCCCAGCGAGACGATGATCGACTACCAGCCGCTCGAAACAGGCAGCGCGCTGGACGAGACGAATCCCAACATGGAAGTTCTGCTTGCGGTGGCGCAGCAGGATATCGTCAATAATCTCGTCGACACCATGTTCGCCGCCGGCCTCGACCCGATCGCGATCGACATCGAGCCCCTGGCGTCCGGCCGCTCCGTGCTGGACGTCACCGCCGGCCAGCCGGTCGTGCGCAAGCAGCGCTTCATTAACCCGGTGGACGCGCCGTTTGAAAACAACGCTGTTGAAACCGTCGCCCTCGTCAATATCGGCGCCTCCAATACCGATATCTCCATCTTCCAGGATGGTCAGCTCGCCTTCCCGCGCTCCCTTCCCCTTGCTGGAGACAGCCTGACGCGCTCCATCGCGGAAATGATGGGATACACGCTGGATCAGGCCGAGCGCATCAAGCGCGATTACGCCTCCGTTCAGTTGGATCGCATGGCGATCTACACCGGAACGGCGTACGGCGACGACCCGAACTACCAATCCGCGCAGTTTGGCGAAGAGGGCGGGGAGTTTGGCCCGACGGACTCGACTCGCATTTCCGGACGCCGCTCCGCGCGCATTTCCGGCCGCAGCGGACGGATCTCCGGACGGCTGGGCGGCGACGATCTCGGCGCTTTCTCCAATCCCTTTGACCTGAGCATGGATCCGGAGACCGCTTCGGTCGCCGACGATCCGTCCGCGCTCAACCTCGCGAAGCCCGGCGAAACCGACGATATGGATCGCACGCAGCCGATCCCGCGCGGCACGCTGAACCTGGGCCGCCGCGATGAGCCCGGCGATGGAGGCGCGTTCGCGCCGCCGCCGGAGTTCGAAGCCGATCAGGGATTCCTGGGCGGGCCGGCCAGCGACAACGATATCAAAGATCAAGTCTTTGAAGCGATCGCGCCGGTTCTTGGAGAACTCGCCACCGAGCTGCGACGCTCGCTGGACTATTTCCGCAGCCGCGCGCAGGGGCGATCCGTGGACCGCGTGCTTCTGGTCGGCGGTAGCGCCAACCTGCACAACATCGGCGTGTTCCTTCAGAACGAGCTTCAAGTCCCTGTCATTGTCGCGGATCCGTTCGCGGGAATGCAGGTCGCGTCGAAGCACTACGATCCTCAGTACTTACAGTCGATCGCATCTTCGTTCGCAGTCGCGTTCGGTTTGGCGGCTCGTGAATCCGTATTCAACGCCAATCCGCTGCCCAAGAAACCTCGACGCCCGCTGGTGAACCGCAAGGCGGCCGATCCCGTCGACGTCACCAATGTGCCGTTGTCTTAA
- a CDS encoding type II secretion system protein GspD, with product MGLYQGRYQHQRLSSQAGWRQGVAKAGLTCAVTGLLFTAGYMPTHEGWRSCVGAAYGESLTAGKSIDLELADADLQMVVGLLQRKTGAEIVVQSGDKPFSKVNVNLTHASLEKALRNVALSANAVLSRDNDGVYILRPAQNGASGNVDGETPVGSAVSYRPNSQMPAQAEKLSDVDLHWYKIVLQYAVPRDVLHLTGWDDNPREVRPFEVRTPTYSANTSNNAGVVTMNGDSVIPPSVQAGQGGIGADAANRSVQTDDANQAHQFPGGGGGGFGGGGGGFGGGGGGFGGGGGGFGGGGRGGIGGGGLGGQNGAAQLPEGVNKIIALQADNSLLIQATPEAYQRIREIVKNIDIAPRQVQIKVEFITAQVNDVDQFGINFDFLPYPGISADAPLGTGKASSYGISIASGNLVAELRANLSNGRSKTIQSPVITTTNNVQATIFQNQQIPYTTSTNIVGNNTNTTNTTTQFLQVTTQLSVTPRINNDDTVTLALSPQISTPGAAVAGSPPPVTTQGIQALRTIHSGETMVLGGLINNFDTSTSQRIPILSDLPIIGSLFRNRDKSVTNSELLIFVTPTILDYAGNATAGAVGPNAPGSVTP from the coding sequence ATGGGTTTATATCAAGGGCGATACCAGCACCAACGCCTTTCCAGCCAAGCAGGCTGGAGACAAGGTGTCGCCAAGGCCGGATTGACGTGTGCCGTCACAGGTCTTCTGTTTACTGCCGGATACATGCCGACGCATGAAGGCTGGCGCAGCTGCGTGGGCGCGGCGTATGGGGAATCGCTGACGGCCGGCAAGTCTATCGATTTAGAGCTGGCCGATGCGGACCTGCAAATGGTCGTGGGACTTCTGCAGCGCAAGACCGGCGCGGAAATCGTCGTCCAAAGCGGCGACAAGCCTTTCAGCAAGGTCAACGTCAACTTGACGCACGCCTCGCTTGAGAAAGCCCTGCGCAATGTCGCGCTGAGCGCCAACGCAGTGCTAAGCCGCGACAATGACGGCGTTTATATTTTACGTCCCGCGCAGAACGGCGCTTCTGGGAACGTGGATGGTGAGACTCCGGTCGGATCCGCCGTTTCCTATCGCCCAAATTCTCAGATGCCCGCCCAGGCTGAAAAACTGAGCGATGTCGATCTGCATTGGTACAAGATCGTACTGCAATACGCTGTCCCGCGAGACGTGCTTCATTTGACCGGCTGGGACGACAATCCGCGTGAGGTCCGTCCCTTCGAAGTCCGAACTCCCACCTATAGCGCTAATACCTCCAACAACGCCGGCGTTGTAACCATGAACGGCGATTCGGTCATTCCTCCTTCCGTTCAGGCAGGGCAGGGCGGTATTGGCGCGGATGCGGCAAATCGTTCCGTGCAGACCGATGACGCCAATCAAGCGCACCAGTTCCCAGGCGGCGGCGGTGGCGGCTTCGGTGGCGGCGGCGGCGGCTTCGGTGGTGGCGGCGGCGGCTTTGGCGGCGGTGGCGGCGGCTTTGGCGGCGGCGGACGAGGCGGCATCGGCGGTGGTGGACTGGGCGGGCAGAATGGCGCGGCTCAGCTTCCCGAGGGCGTCAACAAAATCATTGCCCTGCAAGCCGACAACTCGCTGCTCATCCAAGCGACTCCCGAAGCCTATCAGCGTATTCGCGAGATCGTCAAGAACATCGATATCGCGCCTCGACAGGTACAGATCAAGGTTGAGTTTATTACGGCTCAGGTCAACGATGTAGACCAGTTCGGCATCAACTTTGACTTCCTGCCGTATCCGGGCATTTCCGCGGACGCTCCGCTGGGAACCGGCAAGGCGTCGAGTTACGGTATCAGCATTGCTTCTGGCAACCTGGTCGCCGAGCTGCGCGCGAACTTGAGCAACGGCCGCAGCAAGACGATCCAGTCGCCGGTTATCACGACGACGAACAACGTCCAAGCGACGATCTTCCAAAACCAGCAGATCCCGTATACCACGTCGACCAATATTGTTGGAAACAACACGAACACAACAAACACGACGACGCAGTTCCTGCAGGTCACGACCCAGCTTTCGGTCACTCCTCGTATCAACAACGATGATACCGTGACGCTGGCGCTATCGCCGCAGATCTCCACGCCTGGCGCGGCTGTCGCCGGCTCGCCGCCTCCGGTCACCACGCAGGGTATCCAGGCGCTGCGCACCATTCACAGCGGCGAAACGATGGTTCTGGGCGGATTGATCAATAACTTTGATACCTCCACCTCCCAGAGAATTCCGATTTTGTCGGACCTGCCGATTATCGGCTCGCTTTTCCGCAACCGCGATAAGTCGGTTACGAATAGCGAACTCCTGATTTTCGTCACTCCCACGATTTTGGATTACGCTGGAAACGCCACGGCTGGCGCGGTGGGCCCCAACGCCCCCGGCTCCGTGACCCCGTAA
- the aroC gene encoding chorismate synthase yields MFRFLTAGESHGPALTTIIEGVPAGLGVTADPINLQLKRRQGGYGRGARQKIETDTVEFLSGVRFGRALGSPITMVVRNRDWANWTTKMSIEPLPEGEQETAAINVPRPGHADYAGMMKYDHDDLRNVLERSSARNTATVVAVGAVARLLLAEFGIEVASHVVNIGGIKVSGDNIDLRQVAALSEDSPVRVADKDAEQKIITAIDEAKYRGDTLGGVFEVVVLGLPVGLGSYVHWDERIDGKLAQALMSIQAIKGVEVGMGFGVADVPGSQVHDPFFYEGGSDAHYRRGSNNAGGTEGGMSNGEPLVIRAAMKPIPTLMKQLPSVNLQTKEGVPAFAERSDVCAVPAASVVGEAMVAIVLAQLMRQKFGGDSIGQMRASYESYRKTVADRTAQPVG; encoded by the coding sequence TTGTTTCGTTTTCTGACAGCGGGCGAGTCCCATGGCCCCGCTTTAACTACAATTATCGAAGGCGTTCCCGCAGGGCTTGGGGTCACGGCCGATCCCATCAATTTGCAGCTGAAACGGCGCCAAGGCGGCTATGGACGCGGCGCGCGTCAAAAAATTGAAACCGACACCGTCGAATTTCTCTCTGGAGTTCGTTTTGGTCGGGCGCTTGGCAGCCCGATCACCATGGTTGTCCGCAACCGCGACTGGGCGAACTGGACGACGAAGATGTCCATTGAACCCCTGCCCGAAGGTGAACAGGAGACTGCAGCGATCAATGTGCCGCGTCCTGGACACGCCGATTACGCGGGCATGATGAAGTACGATCACGACGATCTGCGCAACGTTCTGGAGCGCTCCTCGGCGCGCAACACGGCGACAGTTGTTGCTGTCGGCGCCGTTGCCCGTCTGCTGCTGGCGGAGTTCGGAATCGAAGTGGCGTCGCATGTCGTCAACATCGGCGGAATCAAAGTGAGCGGCGACAATATCGATCTGCGCCAGGTTGCCGCGCTTTCGGAAGACAGCCCGGTGCGCGTCGCCGACAAGGACGCGGAGCAAAAGATCATCACGGCGATCGACGAAGCCAAGTACCGAGGGGACACCCTCGGCGGCGTCTTTGAAGTGGTCGTGCTTGGCCTGCCGGTTGGGCTTGGATCCTATGTTCACTGGGATGAGCGGATCGACGGCAAATTGGCGCAGGCGCTCATGAGCATCCAGGCGATCAAGGGCGTCGAGGTCGGCATGGGATTTGGCGTCGCCGATGTTCCCGGTTCGCAGGTTCACGATCCGTTCTTTTATGAGGGCGGCTCCGACGCCCATTACCGGCGCGGCTCCAATAACGCCGGCGGAACCGAGGGCGGCATGTCGAACGGCGAACCTCTGGTCATCCGGGCCGCCATGAAGCCGATCCCCACATTAATGAAGCAACTTCCCTCCGTCAATCTCCAAACAAAGGAAGGAGTGCCCGCCTTCGCCGAGCGCTCCGACGTTTGCGCTGTACCGGCCGCTTCGGTGGTCGGGGAGGCGATGGTCGCAATCGTACTGGCTCAGTTGATGCGCCAGAAGTTTGGCGGCGACAGCATCGGTCAGATGCGGGCAAGCTACGAGAGTTATAGGAAGACTGTTGCGGATCGCACCGCGCAGCCGGTCGGATAA
- a CDS encoding shikimate kinase, with the protein MHTSPSPRNLVLIGFMGTGKSAIGRAIARGLSVRHLDTDCEIERRFQMDIPRIFAEHGEAAFRSAEQDVLRRLTQRGSPAAAPPRLVISTGGGTPMREENVELLREIGQIVWLSAPIATVLQRVGRNLKQRPLLAGHQDNPQQRIRQLMAEREPRYASLAELRVDTSPFASPKDAAAHIISLLQQNEDI; encoded by the coding sequence TTGCATACGTCCCCTTCGCCGCGAAATTTGGTGCTGATCGGATTTATGGGCACAGGCAAAAGCGCCATCGGTCGCGCGATCGCTCGGGGCCTTTCCGTCCGTCATCTCGACACGGACTGCGAGATCGAGCGGCGGTTCCAGATGGATATCCCGCGTATCTTCGCCGAACATGGCGAGGCGGCGTTTCGCTCCGCCGAGCAGGACGTGCTGCGCCGGCTGACACAGCGTGGATCGCCCGCCGCCGCGCCGCCCCGTCTCGTGATTTCGACAGGCGGAGGCACGCCGATGCGCGAAGAGAATGTTGAGCTGCTTCGCGAGATCGGTCAGATCGTCTGGCTGTCCGCGCCGATCGCTACGGTCCTTCAGCGCGTTGGCCGGAACCTCAAGCAGCGTCCGCTGCTTGCCGGTCACCAGGACAACCCGCAGCAGCGAATCCGGCAATTGATGGCGGAGCGCGAACCGCGCTACGCCTCGCTCGCCGAGCTTCGCGTCGATACATCTCCGTTTGCAAGCCCCAAAGACGCAGCCGCGCATATTATTTCATTGCTGCAGCAAAATGAGGACATATGA
- the aroB gene encoding 3-dehydroquinate synthase: MRKKKNQLDVNADIKATALHSYDVHLDLGSRAYDILVERGLLARVGEEVSKRVAGGDPAGRVAVVITNPKVELYHGRVVMDSLTAAGFRVVPVVLAAGETYKTLQTVRRLYKIFHAEQLDRRAIVVALGGGVIGDVAGFAAASYNRGLDFVQVPTTLLAQVDSSVGGKTGVNFDNAKNLIGAFYQPKLVIIDPDTLRSLPIRERRSGLAEIIKYGIIYDKPFFDLLEREVGSLLRLSSAQLEYAISRSCEIKARVVEQDERDEGVRAILNYGHTVGHALESITHYRVYRHGEAIAIGMVSAALIGEELGLSSPEDTDAIIRIFTSAGFHVHLGEEIAVGGVMRLLSWDKKAVDGTARFVLMEKLGKVTPGHNVPPDVIRRALERQQAL; encoded by the coding sequence ATGAGGAAAAAGAAGAACCAGCTGGATGTCAATGCGGACATCAAGGCGACCGCCTTACACAGCTATGACGTCCATTTGGATCTAGGATCGCGCGCTTACGATATCCTTGTGGAGCGTGGATTATTAGCCCGCGTTGGCGAGGAAGTTTCAAAGCGCGTGGCCGGGGGAGATCCCGCCGGCCGCGTCGCCGTCGTCATTACCAATCCCAAAGTCGAGCTGTACCATGGCAGGGTGGTGATGGACAGCCTGACGGCGGCCGGTTTCCGCGTCGTCCCGGTGGTGCTGGCTGCGGGTGAGACGTACAAAACGCTTCAAACGGTGCGCCGGCTTTATAAGATCTTCCATGCCGAGCAGCTGGACCGCCGAGCGATCGTCGTGGCGCTGGGCGGCGGTGTGATCGGCGATGTCGCCGGCTTTGCGGCGGCGTCCTACAATCGCGGCCTCGACTTCGTGCAGGTCCCGACGACGCTTCTGGCGCAGGTCGACAGCAGCGTCGGCGGCAAGACGGGGGTCAACTTCGACAACGCGAAGAACCTGATCGGCGCCTTCTATCAGCCGAAGCTTGTCATCATCGATCCGGATACCCTGCGCTCGCTGCCGATTCGCGAGAGGCGGTCGGGGCTGGCCGAAATTATCAAGTATGGTATAATTTACGACAAGCCGTTCTTCGATCTGCTGGAGCGTGAAGTCGGATCGCTCCTGCGCCTTTCCTCCGCGCAGCTGGAGTATGCGATTTCGCGGTCGTGCGAGATCAAGGCCCGCGTCGTCGAGCAGGACGAGCGTGACGAAGGCGTGCGCGCCATTCTGAACTACGGACATACCGTCGGCCACGCGCTCGAATCGATCACGCATTATCGGGTTTACCGGCATGGCGAAGCGATCGCCATCGGCATGGTGTCCGCGGCGCTCATTGGGGAGGAGCTTGGTCTGTCGTCCCCGGAAGACACGGATGCGATTATCCGTATCTTTACCAGCGCGGGCTTCCACGTTCATCTGGGCGAGGAGATCGCCGTCGGCGGCGTGATGCGTCTGCTGTCCTGGGATAAGAAGGCTGTGGACGGCACCGCGCGCTTTGTGCTGATGGAGAAGCTGGGCAAGGTCACTCCGGGACACAACGTCCCGCCGGATGTGATCCGACGAGCATTGGAGCGACAGCAGGCGTTGTGA
- a CDS encoding PASTA domain-containing protein, which yields MAAEVINTRYEIIETITAPGAREIASYKARDIREGRVVALTVVRASAAAAVPNLAARLREAISGISHLNASGISRISSVESASPGDDIVLVGEYLRGITLRERIRRVAPFSQAVATDIAIAICEALVAAHALNITHGHLTPDNVILSPEGQIKIGGFQTAAILSLISPEPETASAYQARDLPGASAFSADLYSLGAILFEMLTGKAPEPASAPVSPRSLNPAIPVALDGVTLKALQPSPNARYATAAKMLADLQLIREALKSGKSLNWSPLDDKKPTPAGTGFSFAPRQAVAVAPASGALEEAAEELDEERMRKVEREPASALDIALKILFVIVILGVIGLVWSGRNFLAVPSDVSVPSLIGKTVDDAKRLAQQQNFALVEGGSDFSTKWPENQIYSQSPIAGSMIKAGKAVTYYRSKGPRLLTVPDLVGLTQERAGRALREASLPAGTVAEQFSETVAAGVVISQTPDAGSNAPRYTAVNYIVSKGKQPPDLVGNLQANPTSPTTVDITWNKSARATSYTVSRVDDGIVKVIAQGLPDAKYSDTNLTPDTSYSYIVDAVNSVGDSGPSEPALAITPPKVATPPVMGNVDVAPSDNNGATDVTPPDSAPTGTAGADQSPARMRQFTLAFRMPRHPRGSRHVQFEVQDATGTTLVYDEMHNAGDRVSTPVTGFGNKIIFRIFLDGKLIKQQTL from the coding sequence TTGGCCGCTGAAGTAATCAACACGCGCTACGAAATCATTGAAACAATCACGGCGCCCGGCGCGCGTGAAATCGCGTCGTACAAAGCGCGTGACATTCGTGAAGGCCGTGTTGTGGCGCTGACCGTCGTTCGCGCTTCGGCGGCCGCCGCCGTGCCCAATCTGGCGGCGCGCCTGCGTGAGGCGATCTCCGGCATTTCGCATCTGAACGCCTCCGGAATCTCCCGTATTTCCTCCGTCGAAAGCGCAAGCCCGGGCGACGACATCGTGCTTGTCGGCGAATATTTGCGCGGCATCACGCTGCGCGAGCGTATTCGGCGGGTTGCGCCTTTCTCACAGGCGGTCGCGACCGATATCGCCATCGCTATCTGCGAGGCTCTTGTCGCCGCACACGCGCTGAACATCACGCATGGCCATTTGACCCCCGATAACGTGATCCTGAGCCCCGAAGGCCAGATCAAGATCGGCGGCTTCCAAACGGCCGCTATCCTCAGCCTGATCTCGCCGGAGCCGGAAACGGCCTCCGCGTATCAGGCGCGCGATCTGCCCGGCGCTTCAGCCTTTTCCGCGGACCTTTACTCCCTCGGCGCCATTCTTTTTGAGATGCTTACGGGAAAAGCGCCGGAGCCGGCGTCGGCGCCCGTTTCGCCGCGAAGCCTGAACCCCGCGATCCCTGTCGCGCTGGACGGCGTGACGCTCAAAGCGCTGCAGCCGTCTCCGAACGCTCGCTATGCGACGGCCGCCAAAATGCTCGCGGATCTCCAGCTGATCCGCGAGGCGCTGAAGTCGGGTAAATCGCTGAACTGGTCTCCGCTGGACGATAAGAAGCCGACCCCGGCTGGGACAGGGTTTTCCTTTGCTCCCCGGCAGGCCGTGGCGGTGGCTCCCGCGTCCGGAGCGCTGGAGGAAGCCGCCGAAGAACTGGATGAGGAACGAATGCGTAAGGTGGAACGCGAACCGGCCAGCGCGCTCGACATCGCGCTGAAGATCCTTTTTGTGATTGTCATACTGGGTGTGATCGGCCTTGTTTGGTCGGGGCGCAATTTTCTCGCCGTCCCCAGCGATGTCAGCGTGCCGAGTCTGATCGGAAAGACCGTGGACGACGCCAAGCGGCTTGCCCAGCAGCAGAACTTCGCCTTGGTGGAGGGCGGCTCGGACTTCAGCACGAAGTGGCCGGAAAACCAGATCTATTCGCAGAGCCCCATCGCCGGATCCATGATCAAGGCGGGGAAGGCCGTGACGTACTATCGGAGTAAAGGTCCGCGCCTGCTGACCGTTCCCGATCTAGTGGGGCTGACCCAGGAACGCGCCGGTCGAGCCCTGCGCGAAGCCAGTCTTCCCGCCGGCACCGTGGCGGAGCAGTTCAGTGAAACCGTCGCGGCGGGCGTTGTGATCAGTCAGACGCCCGATGCGGGCTCCAACGCGCCGCGCTACACGGCCGTCAATTATATCGTCTCCAAGGGCAAGCAGCCGCCGGACCTCGTCGGCAACCTTCAGGCCAATCCGACATCGCCGACAACGGTGGACATCACCTGGAATAAATCTGCTCGGGCGACGTCCTACACCGTTTCGCGCGTGGACGACGGCATCGTCAAAGTCATCGCGCAGGGCCTGCCGGACGCGAAGTATTCGGACACGAACCTCACGCCGGACACGTCGTACTCCTATATCGTGGACGCCGTAAACAGCGTGGGCGACTCTGGACCGAGCGAGCCGGCGCTGGCGATCACGCCGCCCAAGGTCGCGACGCCGCCGGTGATGGGCAATGTGGACGTGGCGCCCTCGGATAACAATGGCGCCACCGACGTCACCCCGCCGGATTCCGCCCCCACGGGGACGGCCGGCGCCGACCAATCTCCGGCGCGCATGCGCCAGTTCACGCTGGCGTTCCGGATGCCGCGCCATCCGCGCGGCTCGCGCCACGTTCAGTTTGAAGTGCAGGACGCCACGGGGACAACGCTGGTATACGATGAGATGCACAACGCCGGCGACCGGGTCAGCACGCCGGTCACGGGCTTTGGCAATAAGATAATTTTTCGGATCTTTCTGGACGGCAAGTTAATTAAGCAGCAAACACTATGA